The following are from one region of the Ruficoccus sp. ZRK36 genome:
- a CDS encoding helix-turn-helix transcriptional regulator: protein MPTSHSELKDIQAVLARMRSGKLKIHLPQRRELHRKRPKSHFHAIPELFIQTGGATDFDCAGECFRLLTGDICVMPRGVPHRETPVDLATPYSIICICGFRDGVQLRRAQSDISGKIYGYNADSYTGKRFNTLLSYLDDISRKDNLAPKFRKPYMQGLLEAYFCALCSELAQPRTPEPNPAPHLVAEAEKYVHGRLSDSGLTVAGIATTLNCTADHLSRQFHRVRGLTLTSWIAQERIAQACNLLEDPGYNISEIGWACGFNEPSYFIRIFKRHMGMTPRQFRLTTNKP from the coding sequence ATGCCTACCTCCCACTCTGAGCTCAAGGACATCCAGGCCGTCCTGGCACGCATGCGCTCAGGCAAGCTCAAGATCCACCTGCCCCAGCGGCGTGAGCTCCACCGTAAGCGCCCGAAGTCCCACTTTCACGCCATTCCTGAGCTCTTTATACAGACAGGGGGCGCCACGGATTTCGACTGCGCTGGCGAGTGCTTCCGCCTGCTCACCGGGGATATCTGTGTCATGCCGCGCGGGGTGCCGCACCGGGAGACACCGGTCGATCTGGCCACGCCCTACAGCATCATATGCATCTGCGGATTCCGGGACGGAGTACAGCTGCGCCGGGCGCAGTCAGACATATCCGGCAAGATCTACGGCTACAATGCCGACAGCTACACCGGCAAGCGCTTCAACACGCTCCTGAGCTACCTCGATGATATTTCCCGTAAAGACAACCTGGCTCCGAAGTTCCGCAAGCCCTACATGCAGGGCTTGCTGGAGGCCTATTTCTGCGCCTTGTGCTCAGAGCTGGCCCAGCCGCGCACACCCGAGCCCAACCCGGCTCCACACCTGGTAGCCGAAGCGGAGAAATACGTACACGGTCGCCTTAGCGACTCCGGGCTGACGGTGGCTGGCATTGCGACGACCCTTAACTGCACAGCCGACCATTTATCCCGCCAGTTCCACCGCGTCCGGGGGCTTACCCTGACGAGCTGGATCGCGCAGGAGCGCATCGCTCAAGCCTGCAACCTGCTCGAAGATCCGGGCTATAACATCTCGGAAATCGGCTGGGCCTGCGGCTTTAACGAGCCCTCCTACTTTATACGCATCTTCAAGCGCCACATGGGCATGACGCCGCGCCAGTTCCGGCTCACGACCAACAAGCCATGA
- a CDS encoding HAD-IIB family hydrolase, whose product MAAKDKNPPVRLLCSDIDGTLLGKADAAVAFARTWESLPEKQRPLLVYNTGRLLEDVQRLIKKKRLPVPDYCICGVGTVIYDYRKSECIKAFSVVLEDGWDLAKAEEVVRDCMPEAVRQPEHFQSPYKTSWYAHCEQPELDALEDRLSDTGLQVNVVYSSGRDLDVLPKFADKGNALVWLLKRLGIAREQCLVAGDTGNDNAMFLKRGVRGIIVANAQPELLERMVGRNGMYRAHGTCADGVLEGLMHYGVISEIVEGDPEEALSHAPEIQHLVEEEHTSPLSESDLAFIQEGYRHAIDGIRRNITPKGFSACSLEDNNTRGTDANYRSVWARDGAVTIVGTIELDDPDIRACQRATLDTLINCMTPTGQIPANVSLDTGEPDYSGVGGICSIDSGLWVIIAFAEFIRATQDFGFLRSHIDSLQKAMDWLSAHDSNNDALLEIPEAGDWTDLFGRSYHVLIDEVLWFRANIAFGRLLEYLGDRKRAGDYLRWAGSIKKKIFREFWPSVNAAGELNYTFADSQASMGDTSYLLAQITPFDHDWRCDVYGNALAFLFNVIDHEHAQTAFRFMWGSGVNEPFPVKNLYPPVESGDPNWKRYYTVNLLNLPQHYHNGGIWPLVGGVWVRFLNRLGLRELACEQLVKLAELNHAGAFYEWEFNEWAHGLTGKPMGKAYQAWSCSEYIAACHEIGLVDDV is encoded by the coding sequence ATGGCCGCAAAAGATAAGAACCCGCCCGTCCGGCTCCTGTGCTCGGATATCGACGGAACGCTCCTCGGCAAAGCTGACGCTGCCGTGGCCTTTGCCCGCACCTGGGAGTCGCTGCCTGAGAAGCAGCGGCCCCTGCTCGTGTATAATACCGGACGCCTGCTCGAGGATGTGCAGCGCCTGATCAAAAAGAAGCGCCTGCCAGTGCCCGACTACTGCATCTGCGGAGTGGGCACGGTCATCTACGACTATCGAAAGTCCGAGTGCATCAAGGCCTTCTCCGTCGTCCTGGAGGACGGTTGGGATTTGGCAAAAGCCGAGGAGGTCGTCCGCGACTGTATGCCCGAGGCTGTGCGCCAGCCCGAGCATTTTCAGAGCCCGTACAAAACCAGCTGGTATGCCCACTGCGAGCAGCCGGAGCTGGATGCGCTGGAAGACCGGCTCAGCGACACGGGCCTGCAGGTCAATGTCGTCTACTCCAGCGGTCGCGACCTGGACGTGCTCCCGAAATTCGCCGACAAGGGTAATGCCTTGGTCTGGCTGCTCAAGCGGCTCGGCATCGCTCGTGAGCAGTGCCTCGTGGCCGGGGATACCGGCAACGATAATGCGATGTTCCTCAAGCGCGGGGTGCGTGGCATCATTGTCGCGAATGCGCAACCGGAGCTGCTGGAGCGAATGGTCGGCCGCAACGGCATGTACCGCGCACACGGCACCTGTGCGGACGGCGTGCTTGAGGGCTTGATGCACTATGGCGTCATCAGCGAAATCGTAGAAGGTGACCCGGAGGAGGCTCTCAGCCATGCGCCCGAGATTCAGCACCTGGTCGAGGAGGAGCACACCAGCCCGCTCAGTGAGAGCGACCTGGCCTTTATCCAGGAGGGCTATCGGCACGCGATCGACGGTATCCGCCGCAACATTACACCGAAGGGCTTCTCGGCCTGTTCGCTCGAAGACAATAATACGCGCGGCACCGATGCGAACTACCGCAGCGTGTGGGCGCGCGATGGTGCGGTGACCATTGTTGGTACGATTGAGCTGGACGATCCCGATATCCGGGCCTGCCAGCGCGCCACGCTGGATACTCTGATCAACTGCATGACGCCGACCGGCCAGATCCCTGCCAATGTCAGCCTAGATACGGGTGAGCCCGATTACTCCGGGGTGGGCGGCATTTGCTCCATCGACAGCGGCTTATGGGTGATTATCGCCTTCGCGGAGTTTATCCGCGCCACGCAGGACTTTGGGTTTTTGCGGAGCCATATCGACTCACTGCAAAAGGCGATGGACTGGCTCAGTGCGCACGACAGTAACAACGACGCGCTGCTGGAGATACCCGAGGCCGGCGACTGGACCGATTTGTTTGGGCGCAGCTACCACGTGCTGATTGACGAGGTGCTGTGGTTCCGCGCCAACATCGCATTTGGACGCCTGCTGGAATATCTCGGCGACCGCAAGCGGGCAGGGGACTACCTGCGCTGGGCCGGTTCGATCAAAAAGAAAATCTTCCGTGAGTTCTGGCCGTCGGTGAATGCCGCGGGTGAGCTCAACTACACCTTTGCGGATTCACAGGCCTCCATGGGGGACACCAGCTACCTGCTGGCGCAGATCACGCCCTTTGACCACGACTGGCGCTGCGATGTGTACGGTAATGCGCTGGCTTTCCTCTTCAATGTCATCGACCACGAGCACGCGCAGACTGCGTTCCGCTTTATGTGGGGCTCGGGGGTCAATGAGCCCTTCCCTGTCAAAAACCTGTACCCGCCCGTCGAGTCGGGAGACCCGAACTGGAAGCGCTACTACACGGTGAATCTGCTCAACCTGCCGCAGCACTATCACAACGGCGGCATCTGGCCGCTGGTGGGTGGCGTCTGGGTGCGCTTCCTGAACCGCCTCGGGCTGCGCGAGCTGGCCTGCGAGCAGCTGGTCAAACTCGCCGAGCTGAACCACGCCGGTGCTTTTTACGAATGGGAGTTTAACGAGTGGGCGCATGGCCTGACCGGTAAGCCCATGGGGAAGGCCTATCAGGCCTGGTCATGTAGCGAGTACATCGCCGCCTGCCACGAGATCGGCCTGGTCGACGATGTTTAG
- a CDS encoding glycosyltransferase translates to MVSTHGYVAAEPPLGLPDTGGQVVYVIELAKKLAQLGYEVDIWTRRFEDQPEREEVDDHVRIIRMRCGGKEFIPKEYLYKKLPEWTENALRYIAKKRYNYQFINSHYWDAGLAGQHMAEELGVPHIHTPHSIGTWKQRLMREDYPDDEKSLEETYNFSRRIHHESTLYRECDMVVATSPIQLDMFKADYGLPADKVKMIPPGYDDNRFFPVSEATRTSIRESLQYDPNFKVVSSIGRLSRNKGFDLLVDAFAIVAKHMDNVVLRLAVGTENEQTMEDPMLQELVNKIKDYGIQERVVLSGSLDDPDMPDFYRAADVFCLPSRYEPFGMTAIEAMACGTPTVVTTHGGLYRTLTYGMDALYADSFDAGDFGYTILKALRHPAIHNRLAYGGAHKVRSLFTWTGIAQQLLKIVEGRNAPRLEITDAG, encoded by the coding sequence ATGGTATCCACCCATGGCTACGTCGCCGCTGAGCCCCCCTTGGGGCTCCCCGACACTGGAGGACAAGTCGTCTATGTGATCGAGTTGGCTAAAAAACTGGCCCAGCTAGGATACGAGGTGGATATCTGGACGCGCCGTTTCGAGGATCAGCCCGAGCGCGAGGAGGTCGATGACCACGTACGGATTATTCGCATGCGCTGCGGCGGTAAGGAATTTATCCCAAAGGAGTATCTCTATAAGAAGCTCCCGGAGTGGACCGAGAACGCCCTGCGCTACATCGCGAAGAAGCGCTACAACTACCAGTTTATCAACTCGCACTACTGGGACGCCGGACTGGCCGGGCAGCATATGGCTGAGGAGCTGGGCGTGCCCCACATTCACACACCGCACTCGATCGGCACCTGGAAGCAGCGCCTCATGCGCGAGGATTATCCCGACGATGAAAAGTCGCTGGAGGAGACGTATAACTTCTCCCGGCGTATCCACCACGAGAGCACACTTTATCGCGAGTGCGACATGGTGGTGGCGACTTCCCCGATCCAGCTCGATATGTTCAAGGCCGACTACGGGCTGCCCGCTGACAAGGTGAAGATGATCCCCCCGGGCTATGATGATAACCGCTTCTTCCCGGTGAGTGAGGCGACCCGCACCTCCATCCGCGAGTCGCTCCAGTACGATCCGAATTTCAAGGTCGTTTCCTCCATCGGTCGCCTGTCCCGTAACAAGGGCTTCGACTTGCTGGTGGATGCGTTTGCGATCGTGGCCAAGCACATGGACAATGTGGTCCTGCGTCTGGCTGTCGGTACGGAGAACGAGCAGACGATGGAAGACCCGATGCTGCAGGAGCTCGTCAACAAGATCAAGGACTACGGCATCCAGGAGCGCGTTGTCCTGAGTGGCTCGCTGGACGATCCCGATATGCCCGACTTTTATCGCGCTGCGGATGTCTTCTGTCTGCCCAGCCGCTATGAGCCTTTTGGGATGACGGCTATCGAGGCCATGGCCTGTGGTACGCCGACCGTCGTTACCACGCATGGTGGCCTGTATCGTACCCTGACATACGGCATGGATGCGCTCTATGCGGACAGCTTTGATGCGGGTGATTTTGGATACACGATCCTGAAAGCCCTTCGCCACCCGGCGATTCATAATCGCCTGGCCTATGGTGGCGCGCACAAGGTCCGCAGCCTGTTCACCTGGACGGGGATCGCTCAGCAGCTGCTGAAGATCGTCGAAGGCCGCAACGCGCCTCGCCTCGAAATCACCGATGCCGGTTGA
- a CDS encoding malonyl-CoA decarboxylase, producing the protein MNIATEVIQRGKRNWSRLPKVLGLTRKGKEMTPEGALVQADAKTLREQIEACIAQRGGPVSSSQQAARLAEDYSQWDEAGKRRFLALLLDDFDFNEAQVQEALQAAGNVTGEELRNACQALRKALVPARAELLRRWTLLPAGVKFLVDMRRDVFALMREEPRFKPLSTDLKEMLSSLFNVGILQLQSISWNSPAALLEKLIAYEAVHEIESWEDLKHRLNVDRRCFAFFHPNMPNEPLIFIEVALHKGVADNVQKLLDTSAPALKPSDADTAVFYSISNTQKGLGGIPFGGFLIKQVVDRLRHDVPNIRKFITLSPIPGFRKWMEGEGGLEMLKGLDPKKLAAAAPGLSAPENFAEYLAGLDWEHPESMSEDFKMLLKGLCVRYLGEAKRGNNPTALDPVAHFHLNNGARIEQINWVANVTPRGLRESFGLMVNYRYKLERIEKHHEDYLHRGVVYTSSAVKALRTKSPAAKTRS; encoded by the coding sequence ATGAATATTGCCACAGAAGTGATCCAGCGGGGCAAACGCAACTGGTCCCGCCTGCCCAAGGTCTTGGGCCTGACCCGCAAGGGAAAAGAAATGACCCCCGAGGGGGCGCTCGTGCAGGCTGATGCCAAAACCCTGCGCGAGCAGATCGAGGCCTGCATCGCCCAGCGCGGCGGTCCGGTGTCGTCTTCGCAGCAGGCGGCCCGCCTCGCCGAGGATTATAGCCAGTGGGACGAGGCCGGTAAGCGCCGGTTCCTCGCGCTCTTGCTGGATGATTTTGATTTTAACGAAGCCCAGGTGCAGGAGGCGCTGCAGGCCGCCGGTAATGTGACCGGCGAAGAACTGCGGAACGCTTGCCAGGCGCTCCGCAAGGCTCTCGTGCCCGCACGGGCTGAGTTACTGCGCCGCTGGACGCTTCTCCCCGCCGGGGTGAAGTTCCTGGTGGACATGCGCCGCGATGTCTTCGCCCTGATGAGGGAAGAGCCGCGGTTCAAGCCATTGAGCACCGACCTCAAGGAGATGCTCTCCTCGCTCTTCAACGTCGGCATCCTCCAGCTCCAGTCCATCAGCTGGAACTCTCCCGCTGCCCTGCTGGAGAAGCTGATCGCCTACGAGGCCGTGCACGAGATCGAGAGCTGGGAGGACCTGAAGCACCGGCTCAATGTCGACCGGCGCTGCTTCGCGTTCTTCCATCCAAACATGCCGAACGAGCCGCTGATCTTTATCGAGGTGGCCCTGCACAAGGGCGTGGCCGACAACGTGCAGAAACTGCTCGATACCTCGGCCCCGGCTCTCAAGCCCAGCGATGCCGATACCGCGGTCTTCTATTCCATTTCCAATACGCAGAAGGGCCTGGGCGGGATTCCCTTTGGGGGCTTCCTCATCAAGCAGGTCGTAGACCGCTTGCGACATGACGTGCCGAACATCCGCAAGTTCATCACGCTCTCGCCGATCCCCGGCTTCCGCAAGTGGATGGAAGGCGAGGGCGGTCTGGAAATGCTCAAGGGGCTCGACCCGAAAAAGCTCGCCGCTGCCGCGCCCGGACTGAGTGCGCCGGAGAACTTTGCCGAGTACCTGGCAGGACTTGACTGGGAGCATCCCGAGTCGATGAGCGAAGATTTTAAGATGCTGCTCAAGGGACTCTGCGTGCGCTACCTCGGCGAGGCCAAGCGTGGTAATAACCCGACGGCGTTGGATCCGGTTGCCCACTTCCACCTCAACAACGGCGCCCGCATCGAGCAGATTAACTGGGTGGCGAATGTCACCCCGCGCGGGCTGCGTGAGTCCTTCGGGCTGATGGTAAACTACCGCTACAAGCTGGAGCGCATCGAGAAACATCATGAGGACTATCTGCACCGTGGGGTCGTCTATACGTCCTCGGCGGTAAAGGCCCTGCGCACCAAGAGCCCGGCTGCGAAGACACGCTCTTAG
- a CDS encoding extracellular solute-binding protein, translated as MTKTVPMPIAAFPRLSHRCHLRRWLRGAIAGLVLGAGGHAAAQPEPSPQPASSASSTEPVAIVVENLPQPGEVTVDALAKREVVRAFLEANPDVRIKSFAMPVIGVDDARDSGSLMAIAAGMGANAIYVNFRQSATYNEHGFLLPLETLLARVLSDDPTVRQTDGKGRWLADPSEAEVAAALALIKERVPERAWPVVYREDLSGRFEGRHVWTLPTSTLVRALFYRKDHFQAAGLDPSRPPQTWDELLSTARQLHAPEQRRYAMAFSPGEGISYQAYQFLMNGGTRAMTRDKDGPWRASFATPEATEGILFFWQLLREPYTYGDQTHAGAATLRPDFNLLWKYGQVSMSFGSLDDQMLAAINPQLVGIAPLPAGPDGERGSLLNARMLGVFSQSSPAQQLATMRYLWFVTGEQAQQIRTQLFVDRGYGAFVNPDLLTKFGYTDLLKKVPPGWKETYETALSGGVPEPYGQGTQFIYRMLSEPINQALERDYSSMTPEEAQADILQLLQAAEREVNARALGQIDPAELSKRRWVAGAVLAALAAAFTLGIGAVWRSFGRAGPVYESSRATHRRNLLRGWALLLPAFGLILFWQYLPLVLGGASLTFMDYELVLPSHWVGVDNFARILYDPRFWQALWREFYYVALMVGLGFWPPILLAILLQEVPTTFAKVFFRTVFYLPAVLAGVVVLFLWMQLYDPSPAGTFNQLLLALNALGAVPATLIKLTLLLVWLTLVTGLLALPFKLTELGAGLKLLLGALGLGLLAVTMAPLVNAWMAGGISSTMETLGALAGRFQIEPQRWLQDPRMAMLCLVIPTVWATSGPGCLIYLAGLKSIPDELYEAAAIDGAGFWHKVFYITLPRMKFLIVINLIAAMVAAFKGGADQILVMTGGGPNGATNTLSLAIFYRTFMDLDYGAGTAMAWIMGGILIGFTAYQMRLLARSEFKAGGSGS; from the coding sequence ATGACTAAAACTGTGCCCATGCCCATCGCCGCGTTTCCCCGCCTCTCCCATCGCTGCCACCTGCGGCGCTGGCTGCGCGGGGCGATCGCAGGGTTGGTGCTAGGTGCAGGCGGGCACGCTGCGGCTCAGCCAGAGCCATCCCCCCAACCCGCCTCCAGTGCAAGCTCGACCGAGCCGGTCGCCATCGTGGTGGAAAACCTGCCCCAGCCGGGCGAAGTCACCGTAGACGCGCTGGCAAAGCGCGAGGTCGTGCGCGCCTTTCTGGAAGCCAACCCCGACGTGCGGATCAAGTCCTTTGCCATGCCCGTCATCGGGGTGGACGACGCGCGCGACTCTGGCTCGCTCATGGCCATCGCCGCCGGGATGGGCGCGAACGCCATCTATGTGAACTTCCGCCAATCGGCGACCTACAATGAGCACGGTTTTCTCCTGCCGCTGGAGACGCTGCTGGCGCGTGTCTTGAGCGACGACCCGACAGTTCGCCAGACCGATGGCAAAGGCCGTTGGCTCGCCGACCCGAGCGAGGCTGAGGTCGCTGCTGCCCTCGCCCTGATTAAAGAACGTGTCCCTGAGCGGGCCTGGCCCGTCGTTTACCGGGAGGACCTGAGCGGGCGCTTCGAGGGCCGCCATGTCTGGACGCTGCCGACCTCCACCCTCGTGCGCGCCCTTTTCTACCGCAAGGACCACTTTCAGGCCGCCGGGCTCGACCCGAGCCGCCCCCCGCAGACCTGGGACGAGCTGCTGAGTACGGCACGTCAACTGCACGCTCCCGAGCAGCGCCGCTACGCCATGGCCTTCTCGCCCGGCGAGGGCATCAGCTACCAGGCCTACCAGTTTCTCATGAACGGCGGCACTCGCGCCATGACGCGTGATAAAGACGGCCCGTGGCGAGCCTCGTTCGCTACCCCCGAGGCGACAGAGGGTATCCTGTTTTTCTGGCAACTGCTGCGCGAGCCCTACACCTACGGCGACCAGACCCACGCAGGAGCCGCCACCCTGCGCCCGGACTTTAACCTGCTGTGGAAGTACGGACAGGTCAGCATGAGCTTTGGTTCGCTCGATGACCAGATGCTCGCCGCCATCAACCCGCAACTCGTCGGCATCGCTCCCCTACCCGCCGGCCCCGATGGCGAGCGCGGCAGCCTCCTCAACGCGCGCATGCTCGGGGTCTTCAGCCAGAGTAGCCCGGCCCAGCAGCTCGCGACGATGCGGTACCTGTGGTTCGTCACCGGCGAGCAGGCGCAGCAGATCCGCACCCAGCTCTTTGTAGACCGTGGCTACGGTGCCTTCGTCAACCCGGACCTGCTCACGAAATTCGGGTACACCGACCTCTTAAAAAAAGTTCCGCCCGGCTGGAAAGAAACCTATGAGACCGCCCTGTCCGGGGGCGTCCCAGAGCCCTATGGCCAAGGCACGCAGTTCATCTACCGGATGCTCTCCGAGCCGATCAACCAGGCGCTGGAGCGCGACTACTCCAGCATGACCCCCGAGGAGGCACAGGCTGACATCCTCCAGCTCCTGCAAGCCGCAGAGCGCGAGGTCAACGCGCGCGCACTCGGCCAGATCGATCCGGCTGAGCTGAGTAAACGCCGCTGGGTGGCGGGTGCCGTCCTCGCGGCGCTGGCAGCGGCATTTACGCTCGGCATCGGAGCGGTGTGGAGAAGCTTCGGGCGCGCGGGACCCGTCTATGAATCCAGCCGCGCCACCCACCGCCGCAACCTGCTGCGGGGATGGGCGCTGCTGCTGCCGGCCTTTGGGCTGATCCTGTTTTGGCAGTACCTGCCGCTGGTGCTGGGCGGAGCGAGCCTGACCTTCATGGACTACGAGCTGGTCCTGCCCAGCCACTGGGTGGGGGTGGATAACTTCGCACGCATCCTCTACGACCCGCGCTTCTGGCAGGCACTCTGGCGGGAGTTTTACTACGTGGCGCTCATGGTAGGCCTGGGCTTCTGGCCACCGATCCTGCTGGCGATTCTCCTGCAGGAGGTACCCACCACCTTTGCCAAGGTCTTCTTCCGGACGGTCTTTTATCTGCCCGCCGTGCTGGCCGGGGTCGTGGTGCTCTTTCTGTGGATGCAGCTTTACGATCCCTCCCCTGCCGGAACCTTCAACCAGCTCCTGCTCGCGCTCAACGCCCTCGGAGCGGTGCCCGCGACGCTGATCAAGCTCACCCTGCTGCTGGTGTGGCTCACGCTCGTGACCGGCCTGCTCGCCCTGCCCTTTAAACTCACGGAGCTGGGCGCGGGGCTGAAACTCCTCCTCGGCGCGCTCGGGCTGGGGCTGCTCGCGGTTACAATGGCTCCGCTCGTCAATGCCTGGATGGCGGGTGGCATCAGCAGCACCATGGAAACGCTCGGTGCGCTGGCCGGACGCTTCCAGATCGAGCCGCAACGCTGGCTGCAAGACCCGCGCATGGCCATGCTCTGTCTGGTCATCCCTACCGTCTGGGCCACGAGCGGTCCGGGCTGCCTGATCTATCTGGCCGGGCTCAAGAGCATCCCCGATGAGCTCTACGAGGCTGCCGCCATCGACGGGGCGGGCTTCTGGCACAAGGTCTTTTACATCACCCTACCGAGGATGAAGTTCCTCATCGTGATCAACCTGATTGCGGCCATGGTCGCCGCCTTCAAGGGCGGGGCGGACCAGATCCTGGTCATGACCGGAGGTGGCCCCAACGGCGCGACCAACACCCTCTCACTTGCCATTTTCTACCGCACCTTTATGGATCTCGACTACGGAGCGGGCACCGCCATGGCGTGGATTATGGGCGGCATCCTGATCGGCTTCACCGCCTACCAGATGCGCCTGCTCGCACGCTCGGAGTTCAAAGCAGGAGGGAGCGGAAGCTGA